One genomic segment of Dehalogenimonas alkenigignens includes these proteins:
- a CDS encoding glycerol-3-phosphate acyltransferase: MPLLALLSGYLWGSIPTARLVARLSGQRLAGNVGALNTIRSVGLGAGIAVALLDVAKGAAAVLTARYALDASAGWVLFAGVGCVIGHNWMVWLGFKGGKGMAAAAGAVLAASLIYGYGWVFVAFVGIILAVWRLGRNLVLGNAAALLCLPGLAWLASHSTAVVLAALCLDAVIALKYAPDAIADFKRRGFGALGPDEIKPKRS; this comes from the coding sequence ATGCCGCTGTTAGCCCTGCTGTCGGGCTACCTCTGGGGCTCCATCCCGACAGCCCGACTCGTCGCCAGGCTGTCCGGCCAGCGGCTCGCCGGGAATGTCGGCGCCCTGAACACCATCCGCTCCGTGGGTCTTGGGGCCGGCATTGCCGTCGCCCTCCTGGATGTGGCTAAAGGCGCGGCGGCGGTGCTAACCGCCCGATACGCCCTGGACGCCTCGGCGGGCTGGGTGCTCTTTGCCGGGGTAGGCTGCGTCATCGGCCATAACTGGATGGTCTGGCTCGGCTTCAAAGGCGGCAAAGGCATGGCCGCCGCGGCCGGCGCCGTGCTGGCCGCTTCACTGATCTACGGCTATGGCTGGGTCTTCGTTGCCTTCGTCGGGATCATCCTGGCGGTGTGGCGGCTGGGCAGAAACCTCGTGCTGGGCAACGCCGCGGCCCTGCTCTGCCTGCCGGGATTGGCCTGGCTGGCCTCCCACTCGACGGCGGTGGTACTCGCGGCCCTCTGCCTGGACGCCGTCATCGCGCTGAAGTACGCTCCTGACGCCATCGCTGACTTTAAACGCCGCGGGTTTGGGGCGCTCGGCCCCGATGAGATCAAGCCGAAACGGTCATGA
- a CDS encoding aldolase, translating to MLNTEFKEVGKALFTRGLVSSHSGNLSVRLNEEKMLITRRGSQLGALQDQDLIETGIDKNDLKTPLASVELPVHRAILQRTAAGAVVHAHPPHAIALSMNETEIPTEQFEAYELGTVPVLGWNQDVRPGCLGDAIAEALKTHKIILVYGHGTFAVGQILEEAYKYTAALEEVCQVQWLVKTLRKSR from the coding sequence ATGCTCAACACCGAGTTTAAAGAGGTTGGCAAAGCCCTATTCACCCGCGGCCTGGTATCGTCGCATTCCGGCAACCTGTCGGTGCGCCTGAACGAAGAGAAGATGCTCATCACCCGCCGCGGCAGCCAGCTGGGCGCGCTCCAGGATCAGGACCTCATCGAGACCGGCATCGACAAGAACGACCTGAAAACCCCTCTGGCCTCGGTGGAGCTACCGGTACACCGCGCCATACTGCAGCGCACGGCGGCCGGGGCAGTGGTTCATGCCCACCCGCCCCACGCCATCGCCCTGTCCATGAATGAAACGGAGATCCCCACCGAGCAGTTCGAAGCGTATGAACTGGGGACGGTGCCCGTTTTAGGCTGGAACCAGGATGTCCGTCCCGGCTGCCTGGGTGACGCCATCGCCGAGGCGCTGAAGACCCATAAAATCATCCTGGTCTACGGCCACGGCACCTTCGCCGTGGGTCAGATACTAGAGGAAGCTTACAAATACACCGCCGCCCTGGAAGAGGTCTGCCAGGTGCAGTGGCTGGTTAAAACCCTCCGCAAGTCCAGGTAG
- the lexA gene encoding transcriptional repressor LexA, which yields MSDTLSSRQEKILEYIRGYMRHHGIPPSIRDIVAGCGISSTSVADYNLKHLERLGFIRRHHEISRGIELVSKDGRPGPAAVPLMGQIAAGRPIPVPDSESWSAAASAEMIEVPESFIANRKDVFALKVKGTSMIDALINDGDLVVMQAVQSVDNGDMAAVWLKSEKEATLKRFFKEKGDRIRLQPANSQMAPIYADASNVAVQGRVVGVIRKLV from the coding sequence ATGTCGGATACCCTTTCATCACGCCAGGAAAAGATTCTGGAATATATTCGGGGCTACATGCGGCATCACGGCATTCCGCCGAGCATCCGGGACATCGTTGCCGGGTGCGGCATCAGCTCCACCTCGGTAGCTGACTACAACTTGAAACACCTCGAACGGCTGGGCTTCATCCGCCGCCATCATGAGATTTCCCGCGGTATCGAACTGGTGAGTAAAGACGGCCGTCCCGGACCAGCCGCCGTCCCCTTGATGGGTCAGATTGCCGCCGGACGGCCGATACCGGTGCCGGACAGCGAGAGCTGGAGCGCCGCCGCCTCCGCCGAGATGATCGAGGTCCCGGAGTCGTTCATCGCTAACCGCAAGGATGTCTTCGCCCTTAAAGTCAAAGGCACCTCGATGATTGACGCCCTGATCAACGACGGTGACCTGGTGGTTATGCAGGCCGTTCAGTCGGTAGACAACGGCGACATGGCGGCGGTGTGGCTCAAGTCCGAGAAAGAGGCTACACTAAAACGCTTCTTTAAAGAGAAGGGCGACCGCATCCGCCTGCAGCCGGCCAACTCCCAGATGGCGCCTATCTACGCCGACGCTTCCAACGTTGCTGTCCAGGGCCGCGTCGTCGGCGTCATTCGCAAGCTCGTTTGA
- the gyrA gene encoding DNA gyrase subunit A produces MVIGKTRPVNIEEEMKNSYLNYAMSVIVSRALPDVRDGLKPVHRRILYAMSELGMRFNTPYKKSARIVGEVLGKYHPHGDTSVYDAMVRMAQSFSMRYPLVDGQGNFGSVDADPPAAMRYTEARLTRLAEEMLVDIDKDTVDFMPNFDASLSEPVVLPSRLPNLLMNGSAGIAVGMATNIPPHNLGELCDAITHLIDNPDCSMDDLLNFVKGPDFPTGGIILGRDGIRSAYASGHGKVVIRARAHIVDTQEAGSRRQIIITELPYQVNKAELVGRIAMLVREKKVTGIAEIRDESDRQGLRIAIDLKRDGQPQQILNNLHKHTNLQDSFFINMLALVDGKPQVINLKEALKLYVDFRQVVITRRSKFELKAAKERAHILEGLKIALDNLDAIINLIRKAENAETARRELQSRFGLSQIQAQAILDLQLRRLAGLERQKILDEYAEVLKQISYLEDLLANPRKILLLIKSDLGEIRTRYGDARRTEIQAQGVIEFREEDLIPHQSMVVTITERGFIKRVPTEVYRLQHRAGRGKSIITTREEDAVRFVMVADTHDSVLLFTNRGRIFSIRCHEVPCDLSRTAKGLAIINLVPVAENEKITAMLSLSEFREDTSLVMATGGGEIKRTSVSDFAAVRSSGLLAMDLPKGDELIGAVLAKEEDNIILITNCGQSIHFPVADIRLSQRASGGVRGIAFKDNDRVVGLDVTRPGHFVLVVTEGGYGKLTRVEEYPLQHRGGSGVLTFKVVDKTGPVVAGRVVDREHQVMIATAEGVVIRTPVGTDDEEKGIVVMGRSTQGVIVIRPDENDRVVTFGMVV; encoded by the coding sequence ATGGTCATAGGAAAAACCCGCCCTGTCAATATTGAGGAGGAGATGAAAAACTCCTACCTGAATTATGCCATGAGCGTAATAGTCTCCCGCGCTCTGCCTGATGTCCGCGATGGCCTGAAGCCGGTTCACCGGCGCATCCTTTACGCCATGAGCGAACTTGGGATGCGTTTTAACACCCCCTACAAGAAGAGCGCACGCATTGTCGGCGAAGTTTTGGGTAAATACCACCCGCACGGCGATACTTCGGTTTATGACGCCATGGTGCGGATGGCCCAGTCTTTCTCCATGCGGTACCCCCTGGTCGACGGTCAGGGCAACTTCGGTTCGGTTGATGCCGACCCGCCGGCGGCTATGCGTTATACCGAGGCACGCCTTACCCGTTTGGCAGAGGAAATGCTGGTAGATATCGATAAGGACACCGTCGATTTCATGCCGAATTTCGACGCGTCGCTGAGCGAACCGGTGGTGCTCCCATCCCGGCTGCCGAACCTCCTGATGAATGGCTCGGCAGGCATCGCGGTGGGCATGGCTACCAATATCCCGCCTCACAACTTGGGCGAGTTATGTGACGCAATCACCCATCTGATCGACAACCCGGACTGCTCTATGGACGACCTGTTGAATTTCGTCAAGGGTCCGGATTTTCCAACCGGAGGCATCATTCTGGGAAGGGATGGCATCAGAAGCGCCTATGCTTCCGGGCACGGCAAGGTAGTAATCCGCGCGCGCGCCCACATCGTGGACACCCAGGAAGCGGGGAGCAGGCGGCAGATCATCATTACCGAGTTGCCTTACCAGGTAAATAAGGCTGAATTGGTCGGCCGTATCGCAATGCTGGTCCGTGAAAAGAAAGTGACCGGCATAGCCGAAATCCGGGATGAATCTGACAGACAGGGTTTGCGCATTGCCATCGATCTTAAGAGAGACGGCCAGCCGCAGCAAATCCTGAACAATCTTCATAAACACACCAATCTCCAGGACAGTTTTTTCATTAATATGCTGGCATTGGTGGATGGAAAACCTCAAGTTATCAACCTGAAAGAGGCGTTAAAGCTTTATGTCGACTTCCGCCAGGTAGTCATTACCCGCCGGTCAAAATTCGAACTTAAGGCAGCAAAAGAGCGCGCCCATATTCTGGAAGGGCTAAAAATCGCCCTCGATAATCTGGATGCCATCATCAATCTCATCCGGAAAGCCGAGAATGCCGAAACAGCCCGGCGCGAACTGCAAAGCCGTTTCGGATTGTCGCAGATCCAGGCTCAAGCTATCCTGGACTTGCAGCTGCGCCGCCTGGCCGGCCTCGAAAGGCAGAAGATACTTGACGAATACGCCGAGGTCCTGAAACAGATCTCCTACCTGGAAGACCTGTTGGCCAATCCTCGCAAGATCCTGCTTCTGATCAAGTCCGATCTGGGCGAAATCAGGACCAGATACGGTGACGCTCGCCGCACCGAGATCCAGGCTCAGGGCGTCATCGAGTTCCGGGAAGAAGACTTGATTCCCCACCAGAGTATGGTGGTTACGATCACCGAACGCGGCTTCATCAAACGCGTGCCCACCGAGGTCTACCGCCTACAGCACCGCGCCGGCCGAGGTAAAAGCATCATCACCACCCGCGAGGAAGACGCTGTCCGCTTCGTGATGGTCGCCGATACCCATGACTCGGTGCTGCTCTTTACCAACCGTGGCCGGATCTTTTCCATCCGCTGCCATGAAGTCCCCTGTGATTTGTCGCGCACCGCCAAGGGACTAGCGATCATTAACCTGGTGCCGGTGGCCGAGAACGAGAAGATCACCGCTATGCTTTCGCTCTCGGAGTTCCGGGAGGATACCTCGTTGGTGATGGCTACCGGCGGCGGCGAGATCAAACGCACCTCGGTTTCGGACTTCGCCGCGGTGCGTTCCAGCGGCCTCCTGGCGATGGACCTGCCTAAAGGCGACGAACTGATCGGCGCGGTACTGGCCAAAGAAGAGGACAATATCATCCTTATTACCAACTGCGGCCAATCTATCCACTTCCCGGTGGCCGATATCCGCCTGTCCCAGCGAGCATCAGGCGGCGTCCGCGGCATCGCTTTCAAGGATAATGACCGGGTAGTCGGTTTGGACGTCACCCGCCCTGGCCATTTCGTCCTGGTGGTCACCGAAGGCGGCTATGGCAAGCTGACCAGGGTTGAGGAATACCCGCTGCAGCATCGCGGCGGCTCCGGTGTACTGACCTTCAAGGTAGTGGACAAGACCGGTCCGGTGGTCGCTGGACGCGTCGTTGACCGGGAACATCAGGTGATGATCGCCACCGCCGAGGGTGTGGTCATCCGCACCCCGGTAGGCACCGATGACGAGGAAAAGGGCATCGTGGTTATGGGCCGCAGCACCCAGGGGGTGATCGTCATCCGTCCCGATGAGAACGACCGGGTGGTGACTTTCGGCATGGTGGTATGA
- a CDS encoding tetratricopeptide repeat protein encodes MVYSDEEQAKLKKQNTQSAIDLALAGRWREAVTVNKSIVELFPDDTEALNRLGRAFLELGEYGEAREAYRKAKEQDPYNTIADRNLRRLELLTIAGAKPIADTDVQRVEPQVFLEETGKAGVFNLSRLAPREVLAGVVAGDKVNLRASGAVLVIEGISGEQLGIIDPRYALRLLKLMKGGNRYSANVISSAEDKLSVIIRETYQDPSQIGQISFPTRQSPATVRKPELEVSGEELESAVEGEEADVSQEERLEDETYPDDGDDEEEDLEV; translated from the coding sequence ATGGTCTATAGTGACGAAGAACAGGCAAAGTTGAAAAAACAGAACACCCAGTCCGCTATTGACCTGGCCCTGGCTGGCCGTTGGAGAGAAGCGGTAACCGTTAATAAATCTATCGTGGAACTTTTTCCTGACGACACCGAGGCGCTCAATCGGCTGGGCAGGGCTTTTCTTGAGCTTGGCGAGTACGGTGAAGCCCGGGAAGCGTATCGGAAAGCGAAGGAACAGGATCCTTATAACACTATCGCTGACCGCAACTTACGTCGGCTGGAACTTCTAACCATCGCGGGCGCCAAACCCATTGCTGACACAGACGTACAGCGGGTGGAGCCGCAGGTATTCCTTGAGGAAACAGGAAAAGCCGGAGTATTCAACCTATCCCGCTTGGCGCCCCGGGAAGTTTTGGCCGGAGTGGTTGCCGGAGATAAGGTCAACTTACGAGCCAGTGGTGCCGTTCTGGTGATTGAAGGCATATCCGGCGAGCAACTGGGAATTATCGATCCCCGTTATGCTTTGAGATTGCTGAAGCTCATGAAAGGCGGTAACCGTTATTCAGCCAACGTTATCAGTTCCGCCGAAGACAAGCTCTCCGTCATTATCAGGGAAACATATCAGGATCCCTCTCAAATTGGGCAAATCTCTTTTCCGACGCGCCAAAGTCCAGCCACAGTAAGAAAACCCGAACTCGAAGTGTCTGGTGAGGAGTTAGAAAGCGCTGTTGAGGGCGAAGAAGCCGATGTGTCCCAGGAAGAGAGACTGGAAGACGAAACCTATCCCGATGACGGTGACGATGAAGAGGAGGACTTGGAAGTCTAA
- the hisS gene encoding histidine--tRNA ligase, whose protein sequence is MDYQAPRGTQDILPEDQSCWRYVRDKAEAIAQLYGYARIDTPTFEDARLFTRTVGEETDIVTKEMYTFADRGGSDLTLRPEGTAPVCRAYIEHGMASRAKPVKLFYLASIFRYDRPQAGRYREHHQFGFELFGEADAPADAEVIEMAWRFYRELGLTTLPVQVNSIGCPECRPMFVAALKEYYTNRLEGLCTDCKARYQKNPLRLLDCKKPECRAAALMAPHPVDSLCSGCRVHFDKLMTLLNHVGLPFEVNHHLVRGLDYYSRTVFEIQPAEEGAQSTIGGGGRYDGLIGQLGGEHTPAVGFATGIERIIINLKRQNVAVPMMPTPRFFIAWLGDAAGLAAFSLTAVLRQAGINLVQSLSARSLKAQLRQASSLGAEYALIIGDSEISKQEVLLRDLVRSTQRSLPLEGIVESLRSI, encoded by the coding sequence ATGGACTACCAGGCGCCGCGCGGTACTCAGGACATACTCCCGGAAGATCAATCATGCTGGAGATATGTCCGTGACAAAGCTGAAGCCATTGCGCAGCTGTACGGCTACGCCCGCATAGATACCCCTACATTTGAAGATGCCAGACTCTTTACCCGCACCGTCGGAGAGGAGACGGACATCGTCACCAAAGAGATGTACACCTTTGCCGACCGAGGCGGGTCGGACTTGACGCTTCGGCCGGAAGGTACCGCGCCGGTCTGCCGCGCCTATATCGAACACGGCATGGCATCGCGCGCCAAACCGGTGAAACTCTTCTATCTCGCCAGCATCTTCCGTTATGACCGGCCCCAGGCAGGCCGTTATCGGGAACACCACCAGTTCGGCTTCGAGTTGTTCGGCGAGGCCGACGCCCCCGCCGACGCCGAGGTGATAGAAATGGCTTGGCGGTTCTACAGGGAACTCGGGTTGACCACGCTCCCGGTGCAAGTCAATTCCATCGGCTGCCCCGAGTGCCGCCCCATGTTCGTCGCCGCTTTGAAAGAGTATTATACCAACCGTCTTGAAGGGTTGTGCACCGATTGTAAAGCTCGATATCAAAAAAACCCGCTGCGGCTGCTTGACTGTAAAAAACCTGAATGTCGAGCCGCCGCGCTGATGGCTCCCCATCCCGTAGATTCACTTTGCAGCGGATGCAGAGTCCATTTCGACAAACTGATGACGCTCTTGAACCATGTCGGCCTACCTTTTGAGGTCAATCACCATCTGGTACGCGGCCTGGACTATTATTCGCGCACGGTCTTCGAAATCCAGCCGGCTGAAGAAGGCGCCCAGAGCACCATCGGAGGTGGCGGCCGCTATGATGGCCTGATCGGTCAACTCGGTGGAGAGCATACCCCCGCCGTCGGCTTTGCCACCGGCATCGAGCGTATAATCATTAACCTCAAGCGGCAGAACGTGGCCGTGCCGATGATGCCGACGCCTCGCTTTTTCATTGCCTGGCTGGGCGATGCCGCCGGCCTGGCGGCTTTCTCGCTGACCGCCGTGTTGCGGCAAGCCGGCATAAACCTCGTTCAATCGCTGTCTGCCCGCAGCTTGAAAGCCCAACTGCGCCAGGCTTCCTCGCTCGGGGCGGAATACGCGTTGATCATCGGTGATTCCGAGATCAGCAAACAGGAAGTATTGTTGCGTGATCTGGTGAGATCCACCCAGCGTTCGCTGCCGCTGGAAGGGATAGTCGAATCCCTGAGGTCTATTTGA
- a CDS encoding TPM domain-containing protein — translation MCRPASISASMRRIFFAVATVGALLLFGGAVWAQTFPPAQGFVSDFAGIIDPFDRDILESRLQVLADENGAEVAVVTIITLDGDTIENYAVRLFEAWGIGQAETDNGVLFITAIAERKVRIEVGYGLEPVITDGRAGRILDNEVLPHFRDGDYSAGIMAGAAAIEELIRSGSPPSFIEDNPLRNIFKDKETLGIVLGIASIYMAGWMSRTRSVWLGGVWGAAVGAVLGLGLGNPWALIGLTLGLGLLGLLLDIVLSRNYQSRTSSGLPTTWYSSGGGFRGGSGGSGFGGFSGGASGGGGASRGW, via the coding sequence ATGTGCCGCCCCGCGTCGATTTCAGCTAGTATGAGGCGCATCTTCTTCGCCGTCGCCACGGTAGGGGCGCTGCTCCTTTTCGGCGGCGCCGTCTGGGCGCAGACGTTCCCGCCGGCTCAGGGATTCGTGTCTGATTTCGCCGGTATCATAGACCCATTCGACCGCGATATTCTGGAATCCAGGCTGCAGGTGCTGGCCGATGAAAACGGCGCCGAGGTGGCGGTAGTGACCATCATCACCCTGGACGGGGACACCATCGAGAACTACGCCGTGCGCCTGTTCGAGGCTTGGGGGATCGGCCAGGCTGAAACGGACAACGGCGTCCTCTTCATCACCGCCATTGCTGAGAGAAAAGTGCGCATTGAAGTCGGCTACGGACTGGAGCCGGTCATCACCGACGGGCGCGCCGGGCGAATCCTGGATAATGAAGTTCTCCCCCACTTCAGGGATGGCGACTATTCGGCCGGAATAATGGCCGGCGCGGCTGCCATTGAGGAACTAATCCGTTCCGGCTCACCACCAAGCTTTATCGAGGACAATCCCCTCAGGAACATCTTTAAGGATAAGGAGACGCTCGGGATCGTTCTGGGTATTGCCAGCATCTACATGGCCGGGTGGATGTCCCGCACCAGGAGCGTCTGGCTTGGCGGGGTTTGGGGCGCGGCGGTCGGCGCTGTCCTCGGTTTAGGCCTGGGAAATCCGTGGGCGCTGATCGGTCTTACCCTCGGTCTTGGCCTTCTGGGACTGCTGCTGGATATCGTTTTGTCCCGGAATTATCAGTCTCGCACCTCCTCCGGGTTGCCGACTACCTGGTACTCCAGCGGCGGGGGCTTTCGAGGAGGATCGGGTGGTTCGGGCTTCGGAGGTTTTTCCGGCGGCGCCTCGGGCGGCGGCGGAGCCTCCCGCGGCTGGTAA
- a CDS encoding LemA family protein produces the protein MKKSWIVLGAILGVVLIVGLSLAGVYNSLVARSQAVDGQWAQVETQYQRRFDLIPNLVESVKGIMAQEQTVFLALAEARTRYAGAVTPQEQTDAANEVESALARLLVVMENYPQLRSIEAVTTLMDELAGTENRIAVERGRYNTEVRDYNTAIKRFPVVMVAGMFGFDEREYFESYPGTDVPPRVDFS, from the coding sequence ATGAAAAAGTCGTGGATCGTACTCGGTGCCATCCTCGGCGTGGTTCTGATTGTGGGCTTGTCGCTGGCTGGCGTCTATAACTCGCTGGTGGCTCGCAGCCAGGCGGTTGACGGTCAGTGGGCACAGGTGGAGACTCAGTACCAGCGGCGTTTCGACCTCATCCCCAATCTGGTGGAGTCAGTTAAGGGTATTATGGCCCAGGAGCAAACGGTTTTCCTGGCATTGGCTGAAGCCCGCACCCGCTACGCCGGGGCGGTTACCCCCCAGGAACAGACCGATGCCGCCAATGAGGTGGAAAGCGCCCTGGCAAGGCTCCTGGTCGTCATGGAAAATTATCCTCAACTCCGCAGTATTGAGGCGGTGACGACTTTGATGGATGAACTGGCCGGCACCGAAAACCGCATCGCCGTTGAGCGCGGCCGCTATAATACCGAAGTCCGGGATTATAATACCGCCATCAAGCGCTTTCCGGTGGTGATGGTCGCCGGCATGTTCGGTTTTGATGAACGCGAATACTTTGAGAGTTACCCCGGGACCGATGTGCCGCCCCGCGTCGATTTCAGCTAG
- a CDS encoding TIGR03960 family B12-binding radical SAM protein, whose protein sequence is MAYPDSILYKVQKPARYTGGEVNAIVKDFDATTVRLALCFPDVYEVGMSNLSVPILYDIVNRRPDALAERAYVPWPDMAKAIRDNGLSLLSLENFRPMKDFDVVGFSLGAELAYTTMLEMLNLAQIPAWAADRAEDFPLIVAGGASMFNPEPVADFIDAFFIGDGEDSIIEFIDVYRDWKNGGRKGGKVGLLKRLAAIRGMYVPSFYEVKYKDDGTVASVTQTNAVAPEKIARRIIQTLPPPVTSPPVPYMEAVQDRGVIEISRGCVRGCRFCHAGVVYRPARSRPQQEIIQAADEIIENCGYDEISLLSLSTSDYPGIDDLVGKLAERHQGKHIAISLPSLRVTPGSVALVESLPEKRKSGLTFAPEAASPRLQKVINKVISDEELLATAQAAFDRGWTGLKLYYMLGLPTETLDDLSTMADMLHRIYGLSRGAPGRRPQLRVSLSTFVPKAHTPFQWAAQDDEETITQKQRHLIERVRVKGIRLSWSDAKMSLLEGALSRGDRRLSKVIYGAWKRGSVLDGWTELFSWQRWADAFTEAGLDPAFYARRTRPFAEVFPWSHIESGVTEGFLIREYRRALAGEASGDCHDAPCQACGLQELIDECAASLTHRISAGASSQPPPSAI, encoded by the coding sequence TTGGCCTACCCCGATTCCATTCTTTACAAGGTCCAGAAGCCCGCTCGCTACACCGGCGGCGAGGTCAACGCCATCGTCAAGGATTTTGACGCGACGACGGTGCGCCTGGCACTGTGCTTCCCGGACGTCTACGAAGTTGGTATGTCCAACCTGTCCGTGCCTATCCTCTATGATATCGTCAACCGCCGCCCCGATGCCCTGGCCGAGCGTGCCTACGTCCCCTGGCCTGATATGGCCAAAGCGATCCGTGATAATGGGTTGAGCCTGTTATCCCTTGAGAACTTCCGCCCGATGAAGGACTTTGATGTCGTCGGCTTCTCGCTCGGAGCGGAACTCGCCTACACCACTATGTTGGAAATGCTGAACCTGGCACAAATACCCGCCTGGGCGGCGGACCGCGCTGAGGATTTTCCCCTTATTGTCGCTGGCGGCGCCTCCATGTTCAACCCGGAGCCCGTAGCTGACTTCATCGATGCCTTTTTCATCGGCGACGGCGAGGACTCTATCATCGAATTCATCGACGTTTATAGAGACTGGAAAAACGGCGGCAGAAAGGGCGGCAAGGTTGGGCTGCTCAAGCGGCTGGCCGCGATCCGGGGAATGTACGTCCCGTCGTTCTATGAGGTGAAGTATAAAGACGACGGAACAGTCGCCTCGGTAACCCAAACCAATGCCGTAGCGCCTGAGAAGATAGCCCGCCGCATCATCCAGACACTGCCGCCGCCGGTTACCAGCCCGCCGGTGCCTTATATGGAGGCGGTCCAAGATCGGGGCGTAATCGAGATTTCCCGGGGGTGCGTTCGCGGTTGCCGCTTCTGCCACGCCGGCGTCGTTTACCGCCCCGCCCGCAGCCGACCGCAGCAGGAGATCATCCAAGCCGCCGACGAGATCATCGAGAATTGCGGTTACGACGAAATTTCACTGTTGTCGCTCTCAACTTCCGATTACCCGGGGATCGATGATCTGGTGGGAAAACTGGCCGAGCGGCACCAGGGCAAGCACATCGCGATTTCACTGCCTTCGCTCCGAGTTACCCCCGGCTCTGTAGCCCTGGTCGAGAGTCTGCCGGAGAAGAGAAAATCCGGCCTGACCTTCGCCCCTGAGGCTGCTTCGCCGCGGTTGCAGAAAGTCATCAACAAGGTCATCTCAGATGAGGAACTGCTGGCCACCGCCCAGGCAGCCTTCGACCGCGGCTGGACCGGATTGAAGCTCTATTACATGCTCGGCCTGCCTACCGAAACTCTGGACGACCTGTCGACTATGGCTGACATGCTGCACCGGATCTACGGCCTGAGCCGCGGCGCTCCCGGACGCCGCCCGCAGCTCAGGGTGTCACTGTCCACTTTTGTGCCCAAAGCCCATACCCCGTTCCAGTGGGCGGCCCAGGATGATGAGGAGACGATCACCCAAAAACAGCGCCACCTGATTGAACGGGTCAGGGTCAAGGGCATCCGGCTGTCGTGGTCGGACGCCAAGATGAGCCTGCTCGAAGGCGCGTTATCCCGGGGCGACAGGCGGCTTTCGAAGGTGATATACGGGGCGTGGAAGCGCGGCAGCGTTCTCGATGGCTGGACCGAGCTTTTTTCGTGGCAGCGTTGGGCCGACGCCTTCACCGAGGCCGGCCTGGACCCGGCCTTCTACGCCAGGCGGACCCGGCCTTTTGCCGAGGTGTTTCCATGGTCGCATATCGAGAGCGGGGTCACCGAAGGATTCCTCATTCGGGAATACCGCCGCGCCCTGGCTGGAGAAGCCTCCGGGGACTGTCACGATGCCCCCTGCCAGGCCTGCGGCCTGCAAGAATTAATTGATGAATGCGCAGCGTCGCTAACTCATCGTATTTCGGCCGGCGCATCTAGCCAGCCGCCGCCGTCCGCAATATAA
- a CDS encoding MBL fold metallo-hydrolase — MTQSHDDSIIFLGTGGARIMVAHQILASGGLWLSLSGQNVLVDPGPGCIVQVNKRKLRAETLDAVLLSHRHLDHSGDVNVMIEAMTGGGFRGKGRFYAPADAFGPEPVMFSYLKKYLEEVIVLEEGGKYALDGLRFETPLKHRHPVETYGIVFHSGGKSITYITDTRYFDGLADAYKESDLLIINVVLTEPRPTIDHLTLADAEKIIDGIKPKAAILTHFGMNVWRAHPWEAAAAISERTGIRVIAARDGMVFQLSNLDTDVK, encoded by the coding sequence ATGACACAATCCCACGACGATTCCATTATCTTCCTCGGTACCGGCGGCGCCCGCATCATGGTGGCTCACCAGATACTGGCTTCCGGCGGCCTGTGGCTTTCGCTTTCAGGCCAGAACGTGCTCGTTGATCCCGGTCCAGGCTGCATCGTCCAGGTCAACAAGCGTAAGCTACGGGCGGAAACCCTGGATGCGGTGCTCCTATCCCACCGCCACCTGGACCACTCCGGCGATGTCAATGTCATGATCGAGGCCATGACCGGCGGCGGCTTCCGCGGCAAGGGCAGGTTTTACGCCCCGGCCGACGCCTTCGGCCCGGAGCCGGTGATGTTCTCCTACCTCAAGAAGTATCTCGAGGAGGTCATCGTTCTCGAAGAGGGCGGCAAGTACGCTCTCGACGGTCTGAGGTTCGAGACGCCGCTTAAGCACCGTCACCCGGTGGAGACCTACGGCATCGTCTTTCATTCAGGCGGCAAATCGATAACCTACATCACCGACACCCGCTACTTCGACGGCCTGGCCGATGCCTACAAAGAGTCTGACCTCCTCATCATCAATGTGGTGCTGACCGAGCCGCGGCCGACTATTGATCACCTCACGCTGGCCGACGCCGAGAAAATCATCGATGGCATCAAGCCCAAGGCCGCCATCCTGACCCACTTCGGCATGAACGTCTGGCGCGCCCATCCCTGGGAGGCTGCCGCCGCTATCTCGGAGCGCACCGGTATCCGCGTCATCGCCGCTCGCGACGGTATGGTATTTCAGCTCTCCAATCTCGATACAGATGTAAAATAA